From a single Nitrospirota bacterium genomic region:
- a CDS encoding HNH endonuclease, with product MTRRIIDYFRKNVGQEITGEELKYLAKDRKEWARRVRELRTEQGWPIVTKNSGREDLAIGVYVLEEDRQAYEHDRSIPDSIRVAVLERDGFRCVECGWHRGMLSPDDPRKMLELHHKQHHKDRGGNTLNNLDTLCNVHHDEQHRRTRRSV from the coding sequence GTGACGAGAAGAATCATCGACTACTTCCGCAAGAACGTCGGCCAAGAGATAACAGGAGAAGAGCTCAAATATCTGGCCAAGGACAGGAAAGAATGGGCCCGTCGCGTTCGTGAGTTGCGGACGGAACAAGGTTGGCCCATCGTCACCAAAAATAGCGGACGCGAGGATTTGGCTATTGGCGTATATGTTCTGGAAGAAGACCGGCAGGCGTACGAACACGATCGCTCAATACCCGATTCTATTCGGGTTGCGGTCTTGGAACGAGACGGGTTCAGATGTGTCGAATGTGGCTGGCACAGGGGCATGCTTTCACCGGACGATCCCAGAAAGATGCTGGAGCTCCACCACAAACAGCATCATAAGGATAGGGGTGGAAACACACTCAACAATCTCGATACTCTTTGCAATGTCCATCATGATGAACAGCATCGAAGAACTCGGCGATCAGTGTGA